From the Candidatus Methylomirabilis sp. genome, the window GGCGCATGTTTGGATTGGGAATCCAAGAGCTGCTGGTGATTCTGATCATCGTGATGCTCCTCTTCGGTGCCCGCCGGCTCCCTGAGATCGGGAGTGGTCTGGGCAAGGCAATCCGAGGCTTCAAGGAGTCGTTATCGGGGAAGGATGTCATCGATGTGACGCCAAAGAAGGAGAAAGGCGAGGAGAAACGATCCAGTGAAGGGAAGGGTTAACGTTCTTTATGTGAAACCGATCAAACCTTGCCTTAGCTTTCAGCAGGCTTGTTTCAAAGCTGGAACGGCTCTTTGAGAGGTCATGGCCGCGATATTCTGACTTGCTATATCAGTCCCTCCAATTTTTTATCGATCGCCTCCTAAAGTACTTCCGGCGATCCTGCTTTCTTGATCCCATATTGGCTCAACCTGCCGCCACCGGTTGTTGCTCTTTTCGTTCGATCAATTGCTGGATAGCTTCCCGCTTACCATGAGATTTTTGTGGTTGACGTGCGATGTCGCGTTTTAGTACACTGTGCGGCCATGGGTGGTGCGGAAGCGCAGCAGGCCCAAGCGGATAGTTTGGCAGCCACCTCG encodes:
- a CDS encoding twin-arginine translocase TatA/TatE family subunit, with the translated sequence MFGLGIQELLVILIIVMLLFGARRLPEIGSGLGKAIRGFKESLSGKDVIDVTPKKEKGEEKRSSEGKG